A stretch of Aureispira sp. CCB-E DNA encodes these proteins:
- a CDS encoding response regulator transcription factor: MKILIIEDEQELLNNIKESLEKENFLIETAMEYNKAIEKALIYDYDCILLDVMLPNGSGIDVLKELKKHNKTDNVIIISAKDSLEDKLLGLELGADDYLTKPFHLAELNARVKAVIRRKNLNGRNVIEFFNVVLDVNERLFKVNNDIIHLNRKEFDLLYYFLLNKNRLITKSALAEFVWGDHSDDADNFNFVYYQIKNLRKKLNESKAKIGIEAIYGVGYKLVEL; the protein is encoded by the coding sequence GTGAAAATATTAATAATAGAGGATGAGCAGGAGTTGCTCAATAATATTAAAGAATCATTAGAAAAAGAAAACTTTCTTATAGAAACTGCTATGGAATACAATAAGGCAATAGAAAAAGCTTTAATTTATGATTACGATTGTATTCTTTTAGATGTTATGTTACCAAATGGTAGTGGTATAGATGTTTTGAAAGAGTTGAAAAAACATAATAAGACGGACAATGTGATTATTATTTCAGCTAAAGATTCATTGGAAGATAAATTACTTGGATTGGAACTCGGTGCTGATGATTACTTAACAAAGCCTTTTCATCTTGCAGAGCTAAATGCGAGGGTTAAAGCTGTTATACGCAGGAAAAACTTGAATGGTCGTAATGTTATAGAGTTTTTTAATGTGGTATTGGATGTTAATGAGCGGCTATTTAAAGTAAATAATGATATAATACACCTCAATAGAAAAGAATTTGATCTATTGTATTATTTTTTACTGAATAAAAATAGATTGATTACCAAATCAGCATTGGCCGAGTTTGTTTGGGGAGATCATTCAGATGATGCAGATAATTTTAATTTTGTTTATTATCAGATCAAAAATTTGAGGAAAAAATTAAACGAGTCGAAGGCGAAAATTGGGATTGAGGCAATATATGGAGTAGGTTATAAATTGGTAGAATTATGA
- a CDS encoding HAMP domain-containing sensor histidine kinase has protein sequence MKLLNHSVKYLSVALFILVTLWSIVFYFSMLNEIKDTIDEELENQKRLIIKNVLNDQTIITKENFDENLYTLQEIERESAILARDTYTDLEIYMQDADDDSPELEPVRMLTTVFKANDTFYQLKIANPIIEQNDLVKALFWNVVWLYLILILSIVYINNFTLKKIWQPFYRLLAQLKSYKIDQLTPLLLKETKIKEFDDLQQAVSEMNQHSLETYTQQKEFIANASHELQTPLAIASNKLELLFEDDSLSQKQAQKIAETYQILQRLVKLNKSLLLLSKIENKQFSKFEKINFNAIVKQSVGELSDYASYKGIEITVFNKAELIEKMDNTHANILISNLVKNAIFHNVENGTIEITIEKKLLKICNTGKALALDDNQVFNRFYKGGSSNRNTGLGLSIVKAILTLYNSQIHYYFKNNRHCFEIIFV, from the coding sequence ATGAAATTACTCAATCATTCTGTAAAATACCTTTCGGTCGCTTTATTTATACTTGTTACATTGTGGTCTATTGTTTTTTATTTTTCAATGCTAAATGAAATAAAAGATACAATTGATGAAGAGTTAGAAAATCAGAAACGATTGATTATTAAAAATGTTTTAAATGATCAAACGATTATAACCAAGGAAAATTTTGATGAAAATCTTTATACTCTTCAAGAAATAGAACGAGAAAGTGCCATCTTGGCTAGAGATACGTATACTGATCTTGAAATTTATATGCAGGATGCTGATGATGATAGTCCAGAATTGGAACCTGTACGAATGTTAACAACAGTGTTTAAGGCAAACGATACGTTTTATCAATTAAAAATTGCAAATCCTATTATAGAGCAAAATGACCTTGTTAAAGCTTTATTTTGGAATGTTGTATGGTTGTATCTTATTCTTATACTTAGTATAGTTTATATTAATAATTTTACGTTAAAAAAAATATGGCAACCTTTTTATCGCTTACTAGCGCAATTAAAATCATATAAAATTGACCAATTAACCCCCTTACTTTTAAAGGAAACAAAAATTAAAGAGTTTGATGACTTGCAACAAGCTGTAAGTGAGATGAACCAACACAGTCTAGAAACATATACACAGCAAAAGGAATTTATAGCAAACGCATCCCACGAATTACAGACTCCTCTTGCTATTGCAAGTAATAAGTTAGAGTTGTTGTTTGAAGATGACTCTTTATCGCAAAAACAAGCGCAAAAAATAGCTGAAACCTACCAAATTTTACAGCGTTTGGTCAAACTCAACAAATCATTATTACTATTGTCTAAAATTGAGAATAAGCAATTTTCTAAATTTGAGAAAATAAATTTCAATGCTATTGTCAAGCAAAGTGTCGGTGAATTAAGTGATTATGCTAGTTATAAAGGAATAGAAATTACGGTTTTTAATAAGGCTGAGTTGATTGAGAAAATGGATAACACACATGCCAATATACTTATATCTAATCTTGTGAAAAATGCTATATTTCATAATGTAGAAAATGGTACTATAGAAATTACAATAGAAAAAAAACTATTAAAAATTTGTAATACAGGAAAGGCGTTAGCGTTGGATGACAATCAGGTATTCAATCGTTTTTATAAAGGAGGAAGTTCTAATCGAAACACTGGTCTTGGTTTATCTATTGTTAAGGCAATCCTGACACTATATAACAGCCAAATTCACTACTATTTTAAAAATAATAGACATTGTTTTGAAATAATTTTCGTCTAA
- a CDS encoding PepSY-like domain-containing protein: MKKHQLLMGILLASTTLLAQDISTNEVPSIIINEFNRSFPKAIDVEWELKGGVYNVDFELEKKKDIEVWYSSNGEQIRLEEEVTIQELPVSILNTLEKNYSLYKIDDIEKITENKKISYEIEIERGNYEQVLLFNSKGELSK; this comes from the coding sequence ATGAAAAAGCATCAATTATTAATGGGGATTTTATTGGCTAGTACCACATTATTAGCCCAAGATATTTCTACAAACGAAGTACCATCAATAATAATAAACGAGTTTAACAGAAGTTTTCCAAAAGCAATAGATGTTGAATGGGAACTAAAAGGTGGGGTGTATAATGTAGATTTTGAACTAGAAAAAAAGAAAGATATTGAAGTTTGGTATTCGTCTAATGGTGAGCAAATTCGATTAGAAGAGGAAGTAACCATACAAGAATTGCCTGTCTCTATACTTAATACCCTTGAAAAAAACTATAGTCTATATAAAATTGATGATATAGAAAAAATAACCGAGAATAAAAAGATTTCCTATGAGATAGAAATTGAAAGAGGGAATTATGAGCAAGTATTGTTATTCAATAGTAAAGGGGAATTAAGTAAATAA
- a CDS encoding DUF2490 domain-containing protein — MTILRKVRMLFLCSVLFFWGSIQNIKAQAVKSGTTSDFESWVYAEVRLKLYERWTFELMEQVRLNKNSTQIDKYFTRLSVGYELLKYMEFKVAFRFSEQNKRERGYKPYYRTNVDIAFKHKAEHFSFNYRLRYQFKNRLGETDKKEENSLKHGLRFRAKAKYKSQKIPLEPSFAVEMFYQYEKRSLSMTYKLQFTVALAYDLKKYGKIELFHHLEQNLFSSSPKTVGIIGLGYIYTISKLKK; from the coding sequence ATGACTATATTAAGAAAAGTAAGAATGTTGTTTTTGTGTAGTGTGTTGTTCTTTTGGGGGAGCATTCAGAATATTAAGGCACAAGCTGTTAAAAGTGGGACAACATCTGATTTTGAAAGTTGGGTTTATGCTGAGGTACGATTAAAATTGTATGAAAGGTGGACTTTTGAGCTTATGGAGCAAGTTCGGCTAAATAAAAACTCGACACAAATAGATAAATATTTCACTAGATTGTCTGTGGGATATGAGCTATTGAAGTATATGGAGTTTAAAGTAGCTTTTCGTTTTTCAGAACAGAATAAAAGAGAAAGAGGATATAAGCCATATTATCGAACCAATGTAGATATTGCTTTTAAACATAAAGCTGAGCATTTTTCATTTAACTACCGTTTAAGGTATCAATTTAAAAATAGGCTAGGAGAAACTGATAAAAAAGAAGAAAATTCTCTAAAACATGGCTTGAGATTCAGAGCAAAAGCAAAATATAAGAGCCAAAAGATTCCTTTGGAACCTAGTTTTGCTGTAGAAATGTTTTATCAGTATGAAAAACGTAGCTTGTCTATGACATATAAGCTTCAGTTTACAGTAGCATTAGCCTATGATTTAAAAAAATATGGTAAAATTGAATTATTTCATCATTTAGAACAAAATTTGTTTTCATCTTCTCCCAAAACAGTAGGAATTATAGGTTTGGGGTATATATATACTATTTCTAAATTAAAAAAGTAG
- a CDS encoding Arm DNA-binding domain-containing protein gives MIQFSVVYNYKNKLRKNGTGLIQIRAYSKGKCKYFSTNIYVTPFQWSKKLNQVILKSILQQLEIETVTVYLHLSNKIMNNTLDDNVCW, from the coding sequence ATGATTCAATTTTCAGTAGTTTATAACTACAAAAACAAACTCCGTAAAAACGGAACAGGATTAATTCAAATTAGAGCCTACTCTAAAGGCAAATGCAAATATTTCTCAACAAATATTTACGTTACTCCCTTTCAGTGGAGCAAAAAATTAAACCAGGTAATTTTGAAGTCAATTCTTCAACAGTTGGAAATCGAAACGGTGACGGTTTATTTGCATCTCTCGAATAAGATCATGAACAATACTTTGGATGATAATGTCTGTTGGTAG
- a CDS encoding LamG-like jellyroll fold domain-containing protein, whose product MKQLFYTTLILFQFLGYQYTQAQVTNGLIAHYPFDGNADDIISTINGTVNNATLTTDRWGNPNSAYHFVNGSTNSFIGLGDNFNSVIVGNNKQFSISLWFKKDFINQGMTFISKVGSNWCNENKHQLDFSIQNSGLISFNYYDASSGVLASVAATYERPDTLVTDTAWHHLVATYDGTISSGQKRVVFYLDNQILSSQISNNGLFTPYITTNNAHMGIGHSLNSQGVPCGSDTYGTDGKIDDIRIYNRVLNPTEVDSLCPSQLTAIFSPQLTQNSIQVYPNPVEKNLNIKIDYNITTASLIKIINPQGQTLASYNNINDSFLLDFESFSQGIYFVQLWDGKALIGTQKILKQ is encoded by the coding sequence ATGAAACAATTATTCTATACTACCCTTATCCTTTTTCAGTTTCTAGGATACCAATATACACAAGCTCAAGTCACGAATGGTTTAATCGCTCATTATCCATTTGATGGAAATGCGGATGATATAATAAGTACTATTAATGGAACTGTTAATAATGCTACATTAACAACTGATCGTTGGGGGAATCCTAATAGTGCTTATCATTTTGTAAATGGGAGTACAAACTCTTTCATTGGTCTAGGAGATAATTTTAATTCTGTCATTGTCGGAAATAATAAACAGTTTAGTATCTCTCTTTGGTTTAAAAAAGATTTTATAAATCAAGGAATGACATTTATTAGTAAGGTAGGATCTAATTGGTGTAATGAAAATAAACATCAACTAGATTTTAGTATACAAAATTCTGGACTTATAAGCTTTAACTATTATGACGCTAGTTCTGGGGTTTTGGCAAGTGTCGCTGCTACATACGAACGACCCGATACCTTAGTAACAGATACCGCTTGGCATCATCTTGTTGCTACCTATGATGGGACTATTTCTTCTGGACAAAAAAGAGTAGTCTTTTACCTAGATAATCAAATACTTAGTTCTCAAATAAGTAATAATGGTCTCTTTACACCTTACATAACAACGAATAATGCTCATATGGGAATTGGGCATTCTTTAAATAGTCAAGGTGTGCCTTGTGGGAGTGATACCTATGGAACTGATGGAAAAATAGATGATATTCGGATTTATAATAGGGTTCTAAATCCTACAGAAGTAGATAGCTTATGCCCTAGCCAATTAACCGCTATCTTTTCTCCTCAATTAACACAAAACTCAATACAAGTATATCCTAATCCTGTAGAAAAAAACCTCAACATTAAAATTGATTATAATATAACGACAGCTTCTTTAATCAAAATCATTAATCCTCAAGGTCAAACATTAGCTTCTTATAACAATATAAATGATAGTTTTTTATTAGATTTTGAATCATTCTCTCAGGGGATTTATTTCGTGCAATTATGGGATGGAAAAGCTCTAATAGGTACACAAAAAATCCTTAAACAATAA
- a CDS encoding PD40 domain-containing protein: protein MKLLILLSAILLLESLNAQKNYEITNLKAVNTEKNEKAPAFYDQEGRAYLIFASNQKRNIEDIYISKLTVKNKALNQYLYSIPESYDNGLKNNLGNKQFFISKESDMAIAARPSKNGGSIILRAKRGEKGWEEMTRLPWVIMYDKNAPKKDYYNVAYPNLTSDGSMMFFASDMPGGFGGWDLYVSFFEKGRWSPPVNLGPDVNSEENEISPFIADDNMLYFSSDRKTGKGGYDIYFSKEKNGKWENVMALDGLNTEANEEGFIIRGKYGYLASDRKEGKGGYDIYAWHLK from the coding sequence ATGAAACTACTCATCTTACTAAGTGCAATATTATTATTGGAGTCTTTGAATGCACAAAAAAACTACGAAATTACCAACTTAAAAGCCGTCAATACGGAAAAAAACGAAAAAGCTCCTGCCTTTTATGATCAGGAAGGAAGAGCTTATCTGATTTTTGCATCAAATCAAAAAAGAAATATAGAGGATATTTATATCAGTAAATTAACAGTTAAAAACAAGGCTTTGAATCAATATTTATATTCTATACCTGAATCTTATGACAATGGATTAAAAAATAATTTGGGTAATAAACAGTTTTTTATTTCTAAAGAGTCAGATATGGCTATAGCAGCACGCCCGAGCAAAAATGGAGGGTCTATTATACTAAGAGCAAAAAGAGGTGAAAAAGGGTGGGAAGAGATGACTAGATTGCCATGGGTAATTATGTATGATAAAAATGCTCCTAAGAAAGATTATTATAATGTTGCTTACCCTAATTTGACATCAGATGGTTCTATGATGTTTTTTGCTTCTGATATGCCAGGAGGATTTGGTGGATGGGATTTATATGTTTCCTTTTTTGAGAAGGGTAGATGGTCGCCACCTGTTAACCTTGGACCAGATGTTAATTCAGAAGAAAATGAAATTTCACCATTTATAGCGGATGATAATATGCTCTATTTTTCTTCAGATAGAAAAACTGGTAAAGGGGGATATGATATTTACTTTTCTAAAGAGAAGAACGGTAAATGGGAAAATGTAATGGCTTTAGATGGGCTTAACACAGAAGCTAATGAAGAAGGATTTATAATAAGAGGAAAATATGGTTATTTAGCTTCTGATCGAAAAGAAGGCAAAGGTGGTTATGATATTTATGCTTGGCATTTAAAATAA
- a CDS encoding YARHG domain-containing protein — protein MKLLFCLSILLLLSSCTQPQETNPLAKKVESLTFFQDINQYFTLKPLPNNLLDSLRTRKKWQQFGGTTTYPILPKTGNQSGFLSSEYGNCSNLFLVRQKHASGGGGHYDILFTLHPETGELIDQIIVGEESYLTTLRHQTIWVAPLDNYVFHVYGMDKIDSLTVDQCLEINNELACQHPISRYFFVDDNWNFQPIKTHKISNGRRFPFLSNQFLEAYAFNNYDKETLQLMSAEIYAQYGYTFKDSELQAYFNQQKWYHAQTLENIEELFSSFERHNLELIQSRISN, from the coding sequence ATGAAACTACTTTTCTGTCTTTCAATCCTATTGCTTCTATCTAGCTGTACACAACCGCAAGAAACAAATCCTCTGGCTAAAAAAGTAGAGTCCTTGACATTTTTTCAAGACATCAACCAATATTTTACCTTAAAACCTTTACCCAATAACTTATTGGACTCTCTAAGAACTAGAAAAAAGTGGCAACAGTTTGGAGGCACTACAACTTACCCTATTTTGCCTAAAACAGGTAATCAATCAGGCTTTTTGTCCAGTGAATATGGAAATTGTAGCAATTTATTTTTAGTTCGTCAAAAACATGCTTCTGGTGGAGGTGGACATTATGATATCTTGTTTACACTCCACCCAGAAACAGGAGAGCTAATTGATCAAATCATTGTCGGAGAAGAAAGTTACCTAACCACTTTAAGACACCAAACTATTTGGGTAGCTCCCTTAGACAATTATGTTTTTCATGTTTACGGAATGGACAAAATTGATAGTCTCACTGTAGATCAATGTTTGGAAATAAATAATGAGTTAGCTTGTCAGCATCCTATTTCTAGATATTTTTTTGTGGATGACAATTGGAATTTCCAGCCTATAAAAACACATAAAATTTCCAATGGAAGACGTTTCCCTTTCTTATCCAATCAATTCTTAGAAGCTTATGCGTTTAATAACTATGATAAAGAAACACTTCAGCTCATGTCTGCGGAAATTTATGCACAATACGGCTATACTTTCAAAGACTCTGAACTGCAAGCCTATTTCAATCAACAAAAATGGTATCATGCTCAAACATTAGAAAATATCGAGGAATTGTTTTCTAGTTTTGAGCGACATAATTTGGAGCTGATTCAGTCTAGAATTTCTAACTAA
- a CDS encoding DUF3137 domain-containing protein, with protein sequence MNINQFKKKLYPQLIKLEKSRRYRNILYSTSYLIYLIPISILLGTFPFEEEKKSFVPLIGMISSLILFFLIEPFLLSPQKKSYKKNFNQLILVKFVTTLFPELSYFPDKYFDKNTFKYSKLYRNRHWIQSIGSFEGLTKSNLKFKFTKLRSSEALDRKLNLPPFNGLFYVLEIPNISFPYILILGANKSEFLDDEHFKLKQIPIARMNASLNKMCTIYSEVEKDAYTIIRMNFIKELERIYKELTSSFTICFYDNKMYIALEKLDFFEVKLRAPLVSNSLISKLYKDISQSIDLINSISRHFLNFDNINFKGLSKNNDDDLLYDHLIL encoded by the coding sequence ATGAATATAAATCAGTTTAAAAAAAAACTTTATCCTCAATTAATAAAACTTGAAAAGTCACGAAGATATAGAAATATTCTTTATTCAACTTCTTATCTAATATATTTAATTCCAATATCTATTTTATTAGGAACTTTTCCTTTTGAAGAAGAGAAGAAAAGCTTTGTACCATTAATTGGAATGATATCATCGCTCATTCTTTTCTTTTTAATTGAACCATTCCTTTTATCTCCCCAAAAGAAAAGCTATAAGAAGAACTTTAATCAATTAATATTAGTAAAGTTTGTAACAACTTTATTTCCTGAATTAAGTTATTTTCCAGATAAATATTTTGATAAAAATACCTTTAAGTATAGTAAGTTATATAGAAATCGACATTGGATTCAATCAATAGGCTCTTTTGAAGGGCTAACTAAATCAAATCTAAAATTTAAATTTACTAAACTACGAAGTTCAGAGGCACTAGATAGAAAATTAAACTTACCTCCATTTAATGGTTTGTTTTATGTGTTAGAAATTCCCAATATATCTTTCCCATACATTTTAATTTTAGGCGCTAATAAGTCAGAGTTTTTAGATGATGAGCATTTTAAATTAAAACAAATTCCAATTGCTAGGATGAACGCATCTCTTAATAAGATGTGTACTATTTATAGTGAGGTAGAAAAAGATGCATATACAATTATTCGGATGAATTTTATCAAAGAATTAGAGCGGATTTATAAGGAATTGACTTCCTCATTTACAATCTGTTTTTATGATAATAAAATGTATATTGCCTTAGAAAAGCTTGATTTTTTTGAAGTCAAACTTAGAGCACCTTTAGTTAGTAATAGCTTAATTTCTAAGTTGTATAAAGACATATCTCAGTCTATAGACTTAATTAACAGTATTAGTAGACATTTCTTGAATTTTGATAATATCAATTTTAAGGGACTTTCAAAAAATAATGATGACGATTTACTTTATGATCATTTAATACTTTAA
- a CDS encoding VWA domain-containing protein has product MKYPMIVSCLFLTMMVFSGCDPEPTDPCENDTPDHDTKLSAKYLNTSSAGPTLTIDPTASSSKINIANVPTIVPLGNGRIDLLYSGVTFKEGKTVYVVDNVVSQRKADCWIVDVENEMRFSLSKSLDIVLVLDVSSSLGNNISAVKSNAKKMVTDILNSNPDARIAIVKFSRGSVVQGFTSVASTLNQFIDNNSIFNDPSIGSYQLEGRSETALYESINDAIVLLNNSGADGTGILTFTDGVSNFQFDPQFQDELEIIDSLNASGISHYTIGFEGNQNSVDESVLERLAVNGNFSFPKDLTELEEVFTRFSNSVAAVYDLYYNTNDALLENPVEYRFLFNTTIVSE; this is encoded by the coding sequence ATGAAGTATCCAATGATTGTTTCTTGTCTTTTTTTGACTATGATGGTCTTTTCTGGATGTGACCCAGAACCTACTGACCCTTGTGAAAATGATACGCCCGATCATGACACAAAGCTTTCTGCAAAATACCTAAATACTTCATCTGCGGGACCAACACTGACAATTGATCCGACAGCTTCTTCTTCAAAAATAAATATTGCGAATGTTCCGACTATAGTTCCTTTAGGGAATGGACGAATTGATTTACTCTATTCTGGCGTTACATTTAAAGAAGGAAAGACAGTTTATGTTGTTGATAATGTGGTTAGTCAAAGAAAGGCAGATTGTTGGATCGTTGATGTTGAAAATGAAATGCGATTTTCTTTGTCTAAGAGCTTAGATATTGTACTAGTCTTGGATGTGAGTAGTTCGTTAGGGAATAATATTAGTGCCGTAAAATCGAATGCCAAAAAGATGGTTACAGACATACTGAATTCTAACCCAGATGCAAGAATTGCCATCGTGAAATTTTCAAGAGGAAGTGTGGTACAAGGTTTTACTTCTGTTGCTTCAACCTTGAATCAGTTCATTGATAATAACTCAATTTTTAATGACCCTTCCATTGGATCTTATCAATTAGAGGGTAGAAGTGAAACAGCACTTTATGAGTCAATCAATGATGCTATTGTATTGTTAAATAATTCGGGGGCAGATGGAACAGGAATCCTAACATTTACAGATGGAGTGAGCAATTTTCAGTTTGATCCGCAGTTTCAAGATGAGTTAGAGATTATTGATTCCTTAAATGCATCTGGAATTTCTCATTATACAATTGGTTTTGAGGGCAATCAAAATAGTGTAGATGAGTCGGTATTGGAACGACTTGCTGTTAATGGAAATTTTTCTTTCCCCAAAGACTTGACAGAATTAGAAGAAGTATTTACGAGGTTTTCTAATTCAGTTGCAGCGGTATATGATTTGTATTATAATACAAATGATGCCTTGTTAGAAAATCCTGTTGAATATAGGTTTTTATTTAATACAACTATAGTTAGCGAATAA